The following proteins are co-located in the Nerophis ophidion isolate RoL-2023_Sa linkage group LG04, RoL_Noph_v1.0, whole genome shotgun sequence genome:
- the mpzl1l gene encoding myelin protein zero-like 1 like isoform X2 produces MELKWTNTLPGSLLLTGFVICVLSVSKPSLAVEVFADSEIVVENGTAGVLRCTFKSSEVVSSKIAVSWSFQSNQPDTQFSKGPNGFFYFSNNQADTDPKVFQDRVQFVGDINKKDASIQINPTQFSDNGTYFCAVKNPPDISGTDARVELRVVSRGSLPQSNTPVIVGAVCGALFLLVLILISICVVMKVLHNRHDYEGCITLESTRSPPPPPKKKAEPKLQGPRSTSPSGQVQGPVIYVQLDHSGSRNSFHKMEPVVYADIRKN; encoded by the exons ATGGAGCTTAAATGGACGAATACTCTTCCCGGGAGCCTTTTATTGACCGGATTTGTGATTTGTGTCCTGTCAG tGTCAAAACCGTCACTGGCAGTCGAGGTCTTTGCCGACTCGGAAATCGTAGTGGAGAACGGGACCGCCGGAGTTCTCCGCTGCACCTTTAAGTCCAGCGAAGTGGTCAGCTCCAAAATTGCGGTGTCGTGGAGCTTCCAGTCCAATCAGCCCGACACACAGTTTTCCAAAGGGCCGAATGGG TTCTTCTACTTCTCCAACAACCAAGCGGACACAGACCCGAAAGTGTTCCAAGACCGAGTGCAATTTGTTGGCGACATCAACAAGAAGGACGCCTCGATACAAATCAACCCGACCCAGTTCAGCGACAACGGCACCTACTTCTGCGCCGTAAAGAATCCGCCGGACATCTCGGGGACGGATGCTCGTGTTGAGCTGCGGGTGGTCTCGAGAG GATCTCTTCCTCAGAGCAACACTCCCGTTATTGTTGGAGCGGTGTGTGGCGCTCTGTTCCTGCTGGTGCTCATCCTCATCAGCATATGCGTTGTTATGAAGGTGCTTCACAATCGCCACGATTACGAAGG CTGTATAACCTTGGAAAGCACGCGCTCTCCGCCTCCGCCGCCCAAAAAGAAGGCGGAGCCAAAGCTGCAGGGCCCAAGGAGTACCAGCCCCTCGGGTCAAGTCCAG GGCCCGGTGATATACGTCCAGTTGGATCACTCGGGCAGCAGAAACTCCTTCCACAAAATGGAGCCCGTGGTCTACGCTGACATTCGCAAAAACTGA
- the mpzl1l gene encoding myelin protein zero-like 1 like isoform X1, protein MELKWTNTLPGSLLLTGFVICVLSVSKPSLAVEVFADSEIVVENGTAGVLRCTFKSSEVVSSKIAVSWSFQSNQPDTQFSKGPNGFFYFSNNQADTDPKVFQDRVQFVGDINKKDASIQINPTQFSDNGTYFCAVKNPPDISGTDARVELRVVSRGSLPQSNTPVIVGAVCGALFLLVLILISICVVMKVLHNRHDYEGCITLESTRSPPPPPKKKAEPKLQGPRSTSPSGQVQVGAEGPTHTGPVIYVQLDHSGSRNSFHKMEPVVYADIRKN, encoded by the exons ATGGAGCTTAAATGGACGAATACTCTTCCCGGGAGCCTTTTATTGACCGGATTTGTGATTTGTGTCCTGTCAG tGTCAAAACCGTCACTGGCAGTCGAGGTCTTTGCCGACTCGGAAATCGTAGTGGAGAACGGGACCGCCGGAGTTCTCCGCTGCACCTTTAAGTCCAGCGAAGTGGTCAGCTCCAAAATTGCGGTGTCGTGGAGCTTCCAGTCCAATCAGCCCGACACACAGTTTTCCAAAGGGCCGAATGGG TTCTTCTACTTCTCCAACAACCAAGCGGACACAGACCCGAAAGTGTTCCAAGACCGAGTGCAATTTGTTGGCGACATCAACAAGAAGGACGCCTCGATACAAATCAACCCGACCCAGTTCAGCGACAACGGCACCTACTTCTGCGCCGTAAAGAATCCGCCGGACATCTCGGGGACGGATGCTCGTGTTGAGCTGCGGGTGGTCTCGAGAG GATCTCTTCCTCAGAGCAACACTCCCGTTATTGTTGGAGCGGTGTGTGGCGCTCTGTTCCTGCTGGTGCTCATCCTCATCAGCATATGCGTTGTTATGAAGGTGCTTCACAATCGCCACGATTACGAAGG CTGTATAACCTTGGAAAGCACGCGCTCTCCGCCTCCGCCGCCCAAAAAGAAGGCGGAGCCAAAGCTGCAGGGCCCAAGGAGTACCAGCCCCTCGGGTCAAGTCCAGGTAGGAGCCGAGGGACCAACGCATACC GGCCCGGTGATATACGTCCAGTTGGATCACTCGGGCAGCAGAAACTCCTTCCACAAAATGGAGCCCGTGGTCTACGCTGACATTCGCAAAAACTGA